A single window of Penaeus vannamei isolate JL-2024 chromosome 24, ASM4276789v1, whole genome shotgun sequence DNA harbors:
- the LOC138866110 gene encoding uncharacterized protein yields the protein MGESRLILVNCNVALRLPPTPQQQPNQPQHLTDIYPFSSDQQQIVDARGPNRTKIVIEGLSRGFRYAFTVQAYNEHGRSNHSLPAASVHMLDLSEGVASSSMDSSQSRMPRLILLLLSLTGTALLIVNVSIIVCFLRRRAQRRNLSDSSSKFTLSTLPSSKSTFDVYAPAATPHAPHVDHLPLTAAGTISPPDYQVECHTADDTRETASVSPPPPSAEPQPPHVTPPLASSSPRAKSASPLLNGGIRGPGDAFRPEEKSGSFAHKAIYCKTPQLSPQLGRSMTLDRQPGGLQVPSKPDVCPRSSNSREPLLQQSPYPEEDRVSLLSHHSADSYSLCRGRNSPKASSYRSPAKPTTQVIYHGQPHLQKHLEQQQYSQDAPCNCRQDPQPPQNPCVQASASFTDLDPLRQAPHHSGCCCATCRQPLASSGLEDLPGRFSASGPRRSCLKSSHLSSLQRSHSDRAYTYSRPRSADPRDIELQNTCTLCTTHDPQSYQGVGPAYGRAQEYPMYYAKPQDAPEESLHGDLHAGYRTFYRESKWSSATPDVCKVEHASTKRVGWKEELLESPVRRTLASPRASTDTSTSSTTSTVAVGSTRYPQRPGQDDGRTSVTKEMDIHA from the exons ATGGGAGAATCACGTCTAATCCTAGTGAATTGCAACGTAGCTTTGA GACTTCCTCCAACCCCACAACAACAACCCAACCAACCACAACACCTAACCGAtatctaccccttctcctccgaCCAGCAGCAGATCGTGGACGCCAGAGGACCCAACAGGACGAAGATTGTGATCGAGGGTCTTAGCCGTGGGTTCAGGTACGCCTTCACTGTCCAGGCCTATAATGAACACGGCCGCTCCAATCACTCCCTGCCTGCAGCGTCTGTTCACATGCTTG ATCTGTCCGAGGGCGTGGCCAGCAGCAGCATGGACAGCAGTCAGTCACGGATGCCACGACTCATCCTCCTGCTGCTCTCCCTCACTGGCACGGCGCTCCTCATTGTCAACGTGTCCATCATCGTGTGTTTCCTCAGGCGAAGAGCTCAGAGGAGGAACTTGTCTG atTCCAGTTCCAAGTTCACTCTCTCGACGTTGCCATCAAGCAAAAGCACCTTTGATGTGTATGCACCAGCTGCGACACCACATGCGCCTCACGTGGACCACCTGCCTCTTACTGCTGCAGGCACGATCTCGCCCCCAGACTATCAG GTGGAGTGCCACACGGCGGACGACACGCGCGAGACTGCCAgcgtgtccccccctccccccagcgccGAGCCCCAGCCCCCCCACGTGACGCCCCCCCTCGCCAGCAGCAGCCCGCGGGCGAAGAGCGCGAGCCCTTTGCTCAACGGCGGCATCCGCGGCCCCGGCGACGCCTTCCGCCCGGAGGAGAAGAGCGGAAGCTTCGCCCACAAAGCCATCTACTGCAAAACACCGCAGCTCTCGCCTCAGCTGGGCCGCAGCATGACCCTCGACCGGCAGCCGGGAGGTCTCCAGGTGCCTAGCAAGCCCGATGTCTGCCCCAGGAGCTCGAACAGCCGCGAGCCTTTGCTACAGCAGAGCCCGTACCCCGAGGAGGACCGCGTGTCGCTGCTGTCCCACCACAGCGCCGACTCGTACTCCCTCTGCCGGGGCCGCAACTCCCCGAAGGCCTCCTCCTACCGGTCGCCGGCCAAGCCCACCACGCAGGTCATCTACCACGGCCAGCCGCACCTGCAGAAGCACCTCGAGCAACAGCAGTACAGCCAGGACGCCCCGTGCAACTGCAGGCAGGACCCGCAGCCGCCTCAGAACCCGTGCGTGCAGGCGTCTGCATCCTTCACTGACCTGGATCCCTTGAGACAGGCGCCTCACCACTCCGGCTGCTGCTGCGCCACCTGCAGACAGCCGCTCGCCTCCAGCGGCTTGGAAG ACTTGCCGGGACGCTTCTCCGCCTCGGGGCCGCGACGCAGCTGCCTCAAGTCGTCCCACCTCTCGAGCCTGCAGCGATCCCATTCCGACCGCGCCTACACTTACAGCAGGCCGAGGAGCGCCGATCCTCGCGACATAGAGCTGCAGAACACTTGCACACTCTGCACGACACATGACCCCCAGAGCTACCAGGGTGTAGGACCTGCCTACGGAAGGGCGCAGGAGTACCCTATGTACTACGCCAAGCCCCAGGACGCGCCCGAAGAGTCCCTACACGGGGACCTCCACGCGGGATACAGGACCTTCTACCGCGAGTCCAAGTGGTCCTCGGCGACGCCCGACGTGTGCAAGGTGGAGCACGCGAGCACCAAGAGAGTGGGGTGGAAAGAGGAGCTCCTGGAGAGCCCCGTGCGGAGGACGCTAGCCTCCCCCCGCGCCTCCACggacacctccacctcctccaccacctccactgtGGCTGTCGGGTCCACTCGCTACCCACAGCGCCCCGGGCAGGATGATGGAAGGACATCTGTCACAAAGGAAatggatatacatgcataa